The following coding sequences are from one Brienomyrus brachyistius isolate T26 chromosome 2, BBRACH_0.4, whole genome shotgun sequence window:
- the LOC125718732 gene encoding immunoglobulin G-binding protein A-like, translated as MARSRGLPGREGTNHNLNLYPTSYTKIQANEGRDLTKSKGTGHKTSKDAGYKPGRKVRETTGYKPGRKTSKDAGYKPGRKVIETTGYKPGRKTSKDAGYKPGRKVRETTGYKPGRKTSKDAGYKPGRKVRETTGYKPGRKTSKDAGYKPGRKVRETTGYKPGRKTSKDAGYKPGRKVRETTGYKPGRKTSKDAGYKPGRKVRETTGYKPGRKTSKDAGYKPGHKVRETTGYKPGRKVRETTGYKPGRKTSKDAGYKPGRKVRVTTGYKPGHKTSKDAGYKPGRKVR; from the exons ATGGCAAGAAGCAGAGGGCTGCCTGGAAGAGAAGGTACCAACCACAACCTAAACTTATACCCTACAAGCTACACGAAGATACAGGCTAATGAGGGTAGAGACCTCACAAAAAGCAAGGGTACAGGCCACAAAACAAGCAAGGATGCAGGCTACAAACCAGGCCGCAAAGTAAGAGAGACTACAGGCTACAAACCAGGCCGCAAAACAAGCAAGGATGCAGGCTACAAACCAGGCCGCAAAGTAATAGAGACTACAGGCTACAAACCAGGCCGCAAAACAAGCAAGGATGCAGGCTACAAACCAGGCCGCAAAGTAAGAGAGACTACAGGCTACAAACCAGGCCGCAAAACAAGCAAGGATGCAGGCTACAAACCAGGCCGCAAAGTAAGAGAGACTACAGGCTACAAACCAGGCCGCAAAACAAGCAAGGATGCAGGCTACAAACCAGGCCGCAAAGTAAGAGAGACTACAGGCTACAAACCAGGCCGCAAAACAAGCAAGGATGCAGGCTACAAACCAGGCCGCAAAGTAAGAGAGACTACAGGATACAAACCAGGCCGCAAAACAAGCAAGGATGCAGGCTACAAACCAGGCCGCAAAGTAAGAGAGACTACAGGCTACAAACCAG GCCGCAAAACAAGCAAGGATGCAGGCTACAAACCAGGCCACAAAGTAAGAGAGACTACAGGCTACAAACCAGGCCGCAAAGTAAGAGAGACTACAGGCTACAAACCAGGCCGCAAAACAAGCAAGGATGCAGGCTACAAACCAGGCCGCAAAGTAAGAGTGACTACAGGCTACAAACCAGGACACAAAACAAGCAAGGATGCAGGCTACAAACCAGGCCGCAAAGTAAGATAG